A DNA window from Arachis hypogaea cultivar Tifrunner chromosome 18, arahy.Tifrunner.gnm2.J5K5, whole genome shotgun sequence contains the following coding sequences:
- the LOC112772522 gene encoding transcription repressor MYB6: MGRSPCCEKEHTNKGAWTKEEDQRLINYIKIHGEGCWRSLPKAAGLLRCGKSCRLRWINYLRPDLKRGNFTEEEDELIINLHSLLGNKWSLIAARLPGRTDNEIKNYWNTHIKRKLYSRGIDPQTHRPVNATGITATATATVAVATENNKKSKEKNNSIILSTNIINDNNNNKFQLVSDLVCEDSSNSSSGVTIEEQTYPLHNHHHHCQLNLDLSIGLPSQQNNQASSNSMNQENNNNNKKLKQEQEEAHGVFYHHQWYGNSDNNNSKSVCLCYGLGFQSNNNKVCSCKGAIVGGTAVTTTAADNSLYRFYRPMNI; the protein is encoded by the exons ATGGGTAGATCTCCTTGTTGTGAGAAAGAACACACAAACAAAGGTGCTTGGACCAAAGAGGAAGATCAACGCCTCATCAACTACATCAAGATTCATGGTGAAGGTTGTTGGAGATCTCTTCCCAAAGCTGCTG GTTTATTGAGATGTGGAAAGAGTTGCAGACTGAGATGGATAAATTACCTGAGGCCTGATCTAAAGAGAGGAAACTTcactgaagaagaagatgaactcATCATCAACCTTCATAGCTTACTTGGAAACAA GTGGTCTTTAATAGCTGCAAGGTTACCCGGAAGAACagataatgaaataaaaaattattggaaCACTCACATCAAAAGAAAACTCTACAGCCGGGGAATTGATCCTCAAACTCACCGGCCGGTTAATGCGACCGGAATCacagccacagccacagccacagTCGCAGTCGCAACCGAAAACAATAAGAAAAGCAAGGAAAAAAACAATAGCATTATTTTAAGCACCAACATTATTAatgacaacaataataacaagTTTCAATTGGTGAGTGACTTGGTTTGTGAAGATTCATCAAATAGTAGCAGTGGTGTTACCATTGAAGAACAAACATAccctcttcataatcatcatcatcattgccaaCTCAACTTGGATCTTTCCATTGGTCTTCCCTCTCAACAAAATAACCAAGCTTCTTCAAATTCCATGAACcaagaaaacaacaacaacaacaagaagttgaagcaagaacaagaagaagCACATGGTGTTTTCTATCATCATCAATGGTATGGCAatagtgataataataatagtaagagTGTATGCTTGTGTTATGGTCTAGGGTTTCAAAGTAACAATAACAAAGTGTGTAGCTGCAAAGGTGCCATTGTTGGTGGTACGGCGGTTACTACAACCGCCGCAGATAATAGCTTGTATAGATTTTACAGACCTATGAATatatag